Proteins encoded in a region of the Larimichthys crocea isolate SSNF chromosome XVI, L_crocea_2.0, whole genome shotgun sequence genome:
- the LOC104924220 gene encoding potassium channel subfamily K member 1: MARRCTQTLCVRFMERHLSTLNFALLVVGYILYLLIGAGIFSAIELPYEEELRQELAVARQDFLSNNTCVSDARLEELLVRALEANNYGVSVLGNDTSRNWDFVSSLFFTSTVLTTTGYGHTVPLSDEGKAFCIFYSLFGIPVTLFFLSVLVERIMVLITRRPVAYFHRRWAMSKSKLAAIHATCLGIIMALLILIIPAWIFTSMEKDWDFLESLYFCFISLTTIGLGDYVPGETHSKEDHPHPHLYRLAITVYLLLGLVFVLVVLETCCELPQMRRLRQRFYKEKVRDLDSETTNIINQDQMNEQLTDPSDHMTDQLPVIPSVSEQAESLRQDSNSEPYNPASGSVNGKLR, translated from the exons ATGGCGCGCAGATGTACCCAAACTTTGTGCGTTCGCTTCATGGAGCGACACCTCTCTACGTTGAATTTTGCGCTGTTGGTTGTCGGTTACATCCTCTACCTCCTCATCGGCGCTGGGATCTTCTCTGCCATCGAGCTGCCTTACGAGGAAGAGCTTCGGCAGGAGCTGGCAGTGGCTCGACAGGACTTCCTGAGCAACAACACCTGCGTGTCCGACGCGCGCCTGGAGGAGCTTCTGGTTCGCGCACTGGAGGCCAACAACTATGGAGTGTCCGTGCTGGGTAACGACACCAGCCGAAACTGGGATTTTGTGTCCTCTTTGTTCTTCACCAGCACCGTCCTGACCACAACAG gttATGGCCACACTGTTCCTCTCTCAGATGAAGGGAAGGCCTTTTGTATCTTCTACTCCCTCTTTGGCATCCCAgtcaccctcttcttcctctctgttttggtGGAGAGGATTATGGTGCTGATAACTAGACGTCCAGTGGCCTACTTCCACCGTCGATGGGCCATGTCTAAATCGAAGCTAGCCGCCATACACGCTACCTGTCTAGGCATCATCATGGCCctgctcatcctcatcatccctGCCTGGATCTTTACCAGCATGGAGAAGGACTGGGACTTTCTGGAgtctctgtatttctgtttcatctCTCTGACCACCATTGGCCTTGGGGATTATGTCCCTGGAGAGACCCACAGTAAAGAGGACCACCCACATCCACATCTGTACAGGCTGGCCATTACAG TCTACTTGCTGCTTGGCTTGGTGTTTGTCCTGGTTGTGCTGGAGACGTGTTGCGAGCTTCCCCAGATGAGACGTCTCAGACAGAGGTTCTACAAAGAAAAGGTTCGGGACCTGGACTCTGAGACCACCAACATCATCAACCAAGATCAAATGAATGAACAGCTGACTGACCCCTCAGATCACATGACAGATCAACTACCAGTCATTCCTTCTGTGTCAGAACAGGCTGAGTCCCTACGGCAGGATAGCAACTCAGAGCCTTACAACCCAGCATCCGGATCTGTTAATGGAAAACTAAgatga
- the entpd1 gene encoding ectonucleoside triphosphate diphosphohydrolase 1 isoform X2 produces MKEKNHWKTPVTIIITVIGVIVIVALVTVAVLQNKPLLQKYKYGIVLDAGSSHTALYIYKWPAEKDNNTGRAEQMHVCKVKGQGISSYAANPWKAGESLRACMEEAEQWVPGKRHHETPLYLGATAGMRLLNMENSTASDKVFQAVKEALQSSPFSYQGARILSGQEEGAFGWVTVNYLDDRLKQGLETTGALDLGGASTQISFVSDNFDGSESPSNSVTFRLYGNDYNLYTHSFLCYGKDQALRSVVAHQTQSGPEKILDPCSNPGYNTIKNYSVLYDSPCVSNRKPQKAPASFHLTGKGNFGECQKIVRSIFNFTNCKYSHCSFNGVFQPHLQGAFGAFSAYYFVMSFLNLTDTSMPLETVKEKLTSYCSTPWEQIKQQHRAVKEKYLAEYCFSGTYILTLLTEGYNFTSESYSKIKFIKKIKGSDAGWTLGYMLNLTNMIPAEAPDTPPLPHAGYVSIVTIMAILLFILFILSLRPLWPRCSKLPQVV; encoded by the exons atgaaagagaagaaCCACTGGAAAACGCCTgtgaccatcatcatcactgtgatTGGTGTCATAGTGATTGTTGCCTTGGTGACGGTAGCAGTTTTGCAGAACAAGCCCCTCCTCCAAAAGTACAAG TATGGGATTGTACTGGACGCCGGTTCCTCCCACACAGCTCTGTACATTTACAAGTGGCCTGCAGAGAAGGATAACAACACTGGAAGAGCTGAACAAATGCATGTCTGCAAAGTCAAAG GTCAAGGTATCTCCAGCTATGCGGCCAATCCTTGGAAGGCAGGGGAGTCTCTGAGAGCGTGCATGGAGGAGGCCGAGCAGTGGGTCCCCGGGAAAAGACACCACGAAACCCCTCTTTATCTGGGAGCTACTGCAGGAATGAGACTGCTCAA tatGGAGAACAGCACGGCGTCAGATAAGGTTTTTCAGGCTGTGAAGGAAGCCCTGCAGAGTTCACCCTTTTCCTATCAGGGAGCGAGGATACTCAGTGGCCAGGAGGAGGGCGCCTTCGGTTGGGTCACTGTGAACTACTTGGATGACCGCCTCAAACAG GGTTTGGAAACCACAGGAGCCCTCGACCTTGGCGGGGCCTCAACCCAGATTAGCTTTGTATCCGATAATTTTGACGGTTCAGAGTCGCCAAGTAACTCTGTGACCTTCCGACTCTATGGAAACGATTATAATCTGTACACTCACAGCTTCCTGTGTTACGGGAAAGACCAAGCACTACGATCAGTGGTGGCACACCAGACTCAG TCAGGTCCAGAAAAAATATTAGATCCATGTTCCAACCCTGGCTACAATACAATAAAGAACTACTCAGTGCTCTATGATAGCCCCTGCGTGTCAAACCGGAAACCCCAGAAAGCTCCTGCATCCTTCCATCTCACGGGAAAAGGAAACTTCGGAGAATGCCAGAAAATCGTCAGAAGTATCTTCAACTTTACTAACTGCAAATACAGCCATTGCTCTTTCAACGGGGTCTTCCAGCCACATTTGCAGGGCGCATTTGGG GCGTTTTCTGCTTACTACTTTGTGATGAGTTTCCTCAATCTGACTGATACATCCATGCCCCTGGAAACTGTCAAGGAAAAGCTAACAAGCTACTGCTCTACCCCTTGGGAACAG ATAAAGCAGCAGCATCGAGCGGTTAAAGAGAAATATCTGGCCGAGTACTGTTTCTCTGGCACATACATCCTCACGCTGCTGACAGAAGGCTACAACTTCACCTCAGAGAGCTACTCCAAGATAAAATTCATCAAAAAG ATAAAAGGCAGTGACGCAGGCTGGACGCTGGGCTATATGTTGAATCTGACCAACATGATTCCAGCTGAGGCTCCAGACACTCCCCCTCTGCCCCACGCAGGCTACGTCTCCATAGTCACCATCATGGCAATActgctcttcatcctcttcatcctcagcCTACGCCCTCTCTGGCCCCGCTGCTCCAAACTGCCTCAGGTTgtatag
- the entpd1 gene encoding ectonucleoside triphosphate diphosphohydrolase 1 isoform X1 has protein sequence MSAQREMKEKNHWKTPVTIIITVIGVIVIVALVTVAVLQNKPLLQKYKYGIVLDAGSSHTALYIYKWPAEKDNNTGRAEQMHVCKVKGQGISSYAANPWKAGESLRACMEEAEQWVPGKRHHETPLYLGATAGMRLLNMENSTASDKVFQAVKEALQSSPFSYQGARILSGQEEGAFGWVTVNYLDDRLKQGLETTGALDLGGASTQISFVSDNFDGSESPSNSVTFRLYGNDYNLYTHSFLCYGKDQALRSVVAHQTQSGPEKILDPCSNPGYNTIKNYSVLYDSPCVSNRKPQKAPASFHLTGKGNFGECQKIVRSIFNFTNCKYSHCSFNGVFQPHLQGAFGAFSAYYFVMSFLNLTDTSMPLETVKEKLTSYCSTPWEQIKQQHRAVKEKYLAEYCFSGTYILTLLTEGYNFTSESYSKIKFIKKIKGSDAGWTLGYMLNLTNMIPAEAPDTPPLPHAGYVSIVTIMAILLFILFILSLRPLWPRCSKLPQVV, from the exons ATGTCTGCACAAAGAG agatgaaagagaagaaCCACTGGAAAACGCCTgtgaccatcatcatcactgtgatTGGTGTCATAGTGATTGTTGCCTTGGTGACGGTAGCAGTTTTGCAGAACAAGCCCCTCCTCCAAAAGTACAAG TATGGGATTGTACTGGACGCCGGTTCCTCCCACACAGCTCTGTACATTTACAAGTGGCCTGCAGAGAAGGATAACAACACTGGAAGAGCTGAACAAATGCATGTCTGCAAAGTCAAAG GTCAAGGTATCTCCAGCTATGCGGCCAATCCTTGGAAGGCAGGGGAGTCTCTGAGAGCGTGCATGGAGGAGGCCGAGCAGTGGGTCCCCGGGAAAAGACACCACGAAACCCCTCTTTATCTGGGAGCTACTGCAGGAATGAGACTGCTCAA tatGGAGAACAGCACGGCGTCAGATAAGGTTTTTCAGGCTGTGAAGGAAGCCCTGCAGAGTTCACCCTTTTCCTATCAGGGAGCGAGGATACTCAGTGGCCAGGAGGAGGGCGCCTTCGGTTGGGTCACTGTGAACTACTTGGATGACCGCCTCAAACAG GGTTTGGAAACCACAGGAGCCCTCGACCTTGGCGGGGCCTCAACCCAGATTAGCTTTGTATCCGATAATTTTGACGGTTCAGAGTCGCCAAGTAACTCTGTGACCTTCCGACTCTATGGAAACGATTATAATCTGTACACTCACAGCTTCCTGTGTTACGGGAAAGACCAAGCACTACGATCAGTGGTGGCACACCAGACTCAG TCAGGTCCAGAAAAAATATTAGATCCATGTTCCAACCCTGGCTACAATACAATAAAGAACTACTCAGTGCTCTATGATAGCCCCTGCGTGTCAAACCGGAAACCCCAGAAAGCTCCTGCATCCTTCCATCTCACGGGAAAAGGAAACTTCGGAGAATGCCAGAAAATCGTCAGAAGTATCTTCAACTTTACTAACTGCAAATACAGCCATTGCTCTTTCAACGGGGTCTTCCAGCCACATTTGCAGGGCGCATTTGGG GCGTTTTCTGCTTACTACTTTGTGATGAGTTTCCTCAATCTGACTGATACATCCATGCCCCTGGAAACTGTCAAGGAAAAGCTAACAAGCTACTGCTCTACCCCTTGGGAACAG ATAAAGCAGCAGCATCGAGCGGTTAAAGAGAAATATCTGGCCGAGTACTGTTTCTCTGGCACATACATCCTCACGCTGCTGACAGAAGGCTACAACTTCACCTCAGAGAGCTACTCCAAGATAAAATTCATCAAAAAG ATAAAAGGCAGTGACGCAGGCTGGACGCTGGGCTATATGTTGAATCTGACCAACATGATTCCAGCTGAGGCTCCAGACACTCCCCCTCTGCCCCACGCAGGCTACGTCTCCATAGTCACCATCATGGCAATActgctcttcatcctcttcatcctcagcCTACGCCCTCTCTGGCCCCGCTGCTCCAAACTGCCTCAGGTTgtatag